The following proteins are co-located in the Apium graveolens cultivar Ventura chromosome 5, ASM990537v1, whole genome shotgun sequence genome:
- the LOC141724002 gene encoding transcription factor HHO5-like: MNISDLMAHISMFENNSEKIEKLNIYAKELNAEMMKLQELGCDSPLCNLVLTEAIQKLQKEILWYTNMRANAVTHELMSLKSGDSKETRRPEKSSDADKKNWMSSFKLGSINVESDTTKKNYVSRDRSLEPIREDTAMLKDPNNGICTNFKKRKNAFEPYQKPSNVVIDENFNINKGQHSSVGGFGFNSCNMNFSNNHVTNLTYQHSLETSKKPRLSWTLDLHREFLRVVEELGGPAAATPKQIKKGMGIDSLTKNEIKSHLQKYRLMFQKKNLASNHALVAPSTSKSSSIGQGSQADKST, from the exons ATGAACATCTCTGATCTTATGGCCCATATTTCAATGTTcgaaaataattcagaaaaaaTAGAGAAGCTCAATATCTATGCTAAAGAACTGAATGCTGAGATGATGAAGCTCCAAGAGTTGGGATGTGATTCACCTTTATGCAACCTTGTTTTAACAGAAg CAATACAAAAATTGCAAAAAGAGATTTTGTGGTACACAAACATGAGGGCTAATGCAGTAACGCATGAACTGATGTCATTGAAAAGTGGTGATTCAAAAGAAACAAGAAGGCCAGAAAAATCAAGTGATGCTGACAAGAAGAATTGGATGAGTTCTTTTAAACTTGGGAGTATTAATGTTGAATCTGATACAACTAAGAAAAACTATGTTTCGCGTGACCGTTCATTG GAGCCGATACGAGAAGATACCGCTATGCTTAAGGATCCAAACAATGGAATATGCACTAACTTTAAAAAGAGGAAAAATGCTTTTGAACCATATCAAAAACCTTCGAATGTTGTTATTGATGAAAATTTCAATATTAACAAAGGTCAGCATTCTTCTGTTGGAGGGTTTGGTTTTAATTCATGTAATATGAATTTCAGTAACAATCATGTTACAAATTTAACTTATCAACACTCACTGGAGACATCAAAGAAACCAAGACTTAGTTGGACACTTGATTTGCATCGCGAATTTCTCCGAGTCGTAGAAGAGCTCGGAGGTCCAgccg CTGCGACACCCAAACAAATCAAGAAAGGAATGGGAATTGACAGCCTGACTAAAAATGAAATTAAGAGTCATTTACAG AAGTACAGGTTAATGTTTCAGAAAAAAAATTTAGCTTCAAATCATGCTTTAGTTGCCCCTTCAACATCAAAATCCTCATCAATTGGTCAAGGTTCTCAAGCGGATAAGTCAACATGA